In one window of Astyanax mexicanus isolate ESR-SI-001 chromosome 18, AstMex3_surface, whole genome shotgun sequence DNA:
- the LOC125782682 gene encoding general transcription factor II-I repeat domain-containing protein 2-like, with the protein MTVYGAVCPEKKDVFNAVSLSASTITRRIEEIGGNVYAQLQQKTKEFDFFSLALDESTDVQDTAQLVIFIRGVNANFEMSEELAALQSLKGTTTGEDIFGKVCQTMQDLDLDWSKLASITTDGAPCMVGASRGLTGRVKREMEERGLTAPLQVHCLIHQQALCCKVLKWDSVMKVVVSCINFIRAKGLKHREFQQFLSELESAYGDVLYYTEVRWLSRGRVLRRFYELLPEINAFLHSKDKTVPELLDPEWKWHLAFLTDVTEMLNSLNLQLQGQGKLICDMYSHIKAFEVKLALLLEQVKKHNFIHLPATQNLSADNPAVPFPTEKCVEALEMLKGEFGVRFRELHVNAKEIRLFQNPFVADIDEDQPSYQFELAKLQNCDVLKDVFKPNNLIDFYAALPNDTYPNIKKHAMKMSTLFGSTYICEQTFSHMKLLKTPMRSRLTDEHLHQCLRLAVTRMEPDIELLPSQMQAHSSH; encoded by the exons atgacagtctATGGGGCAG TGTGTCCCGAGAAGAAAGATGTGTTCAATGCAGTGAGTCTGTCAGCGAGTACAATCACCAGACGCATCGAAGAAATCGGGGGTAATGTGTATGCACAGCTGCAGCAGAAGACAAAAGAGTTTGACTTTTTTTCATTAGCATTGGATGAGAGCACGGATGTGCAGGACACAGCGCAGCTGGTAATTTTCATTCGTGGAGTTAACGCAAACTTTGAGATGAGCGAGGAGCTAGCAGCCCTCCAAAGTCTCAAAGGGACTACAACGGGGGAGGATATTTTCGGCAAAGTATGCCAAACCATGCAAGATTTGGACCTGGACTGGTCAAAGCTTGCCAGCATCACGACTGACGGGGCTCCTTGTATGGTGGGCGCGTCTCGGGGTCTAACAGGACGCGTGAAGCGGGAGATGGAAGAGCGGGGTCTCACCGCCCCGCTACAAGTCCACTGCTTAATTCACCAGCAAGCACTGTGCTGCAAAGTGTTGAAGTGGGATTCTGTTATGAAGGTTGTGGTGTCATGCATAAACTTCATCAGAGCAAAGGGACTTAAACACAGGGAGTTCCAACAATTCCTGTCTGAGCTGGAGTCTGCGTACGGCGATGTGCTGTATTACACAGAGGTCCGATGGCTGAGCCGGGGCAGAGTTTTGAGGCGTTTTTATGAGCTGCTACCCGAAATTAACGCATTTCTTCACTCAAAAGACAAAACGGTCCCAGAGCTGCTGGACCCAGAGTGGAAATGGCACCTGGCATTTTTAACAGACGTGACAGAAATGCTGAACAGCCTTAACTTGCAGCTACAAGGCCAGGGGAAACTCATTTGCGACATGTATTCCCACATAAAAGCATTTGAGGTGAAACTAGCGCTGCTTTTGGAACAAGTGAAAAAGCACAACTTTATCCATCTCCCTGCTACCCAAAACCTCTCTGCAGATAACCCAGCAGTCCCGTTCCCAACTGAAAAGTGTGTGGAAGCACTGGAAATGCTCAAGGGGGAGTTCGGTGTGCGATTCCGTGAACTACATGTTAATGCAAAAGAAATCCGTCTTTTCCAGAACCCATTTGTTGCCGACATCGATGAAGACCAGCCTTCTTATCAGTTTGAGTTGGCCAAGTTACAGAACTGTGATGTTCTGAAAGACGTGTTCAAGCCCAACAATCTTATTGACTTCTATGCCGCACTCCCAAACGACACGTAccctaacataaaaaaacacgCAATGAAGATGTCCACACTTTTTGGCAGCACGTATATCTGCGAGCAAACCTTTTCACACATGAAACTCCTGAAAACTCCGATGAGATCAAGATTGACAGATGAACATCTGCATCAGTGTTTGAGACTGGCTGTGACTAGAATGGAACCTGACATTGAACTTCTCCCCAGCCAAATGCAGGCCCACAGTTCACACTGA
- the LOC125782581 gene encoding rho-related GTP-binding protein RhoG-like: MKSVKCVVVGDAVGKTYLLLTFTTNTYPEDFIPTVFDNYSSEITVDSKSFTLNLWDTAGREDYDQLRSLSYPQTDVFIICFSIASPASYENVKCKWYPEVCHYCPNAPLLLVGTQMDKREDPSTLKKLKEQNLTPITKQQGEALAREIGATKYLECSALKQVGVREVFVEAVRAFLNTKPVPHEKSCILL, from the coding sequence ATGaagagtgtgaagtgtgtggtggtTGGCGATGCTGTGGGAAAGACCTATCTCCTTCTCACCTTCACCACCAATACCTACCCTGAGGATTTTATCCCAACTGTCTTTGACAACTACAGTTCAGAGATCACAGTGGATTCCAAATCCTTCACCCTTAACCTGTGGGACACTGCAGGTCGTGAGGACTATGACCAATTGCGTTCCTTATCCTACCCCCAGACAGACGTCTTCATCATATGTTTCTCCATCGCTTCGCCAGCCTCTTATGAGAATGTCAAGTGTAAGTGGTATCCTGAGGTATGTCATTACTGCCCCAACGCACCCCTCCTGCTGGTGGGCACACAAATGGACAAACGAGAAGATCCAAGcactttaaaaaaactaaaggaGCAGAACTTGACTCCTATCACCAAACAACAGGGGGAGGCCCTTGCTCGAGAAATCGGTGCTACCAAATACCTTGAATGCTCGGCTCTAAAGCAAGTTGGAGTGAGAGAAGTGTTCGTGGAGGCAGTCCGTGCCTTCCTAAATACAAAGCCTGTGCCTCATGAAAAATCCTGTATTTTGTTATAA
- the LOC125782580 gene encoding rho-related GTP-binding protein RhoG-like — MNSLKCVMVGDGAVGKSCLLFTFTNNAFPKEFIPTVFDNYSSEITVDSTPYTLNLWDTAGQEDYDRLRPLSYPQTDIAIICFSICSPASYEEVKKKWYPEVCHYCPNVPLLLVGTEMDERYAPWLLKNLKGHNLTPITKQQGEALAREIGATKYLECSAIKQVGVREVFVEAVRAFLNTKPVPSKRCCILL, encoded by the coding sequence ATGAACAGTCTGAAATGTGTGATGGTTGGCGATGGGGCTGTGGGAAAGAGCTGTCTCCTTTTCACCTTCACCAACAATGCCTTTCCTAAAGAGTTTATCCCAACTGTGTTCGACAACTACAGTTCAGAGATCACAGTGGATTCTACACCCTACACCCTTAACCTGTGGGACACAGCAGGACAGGAGGACTATGACCGATTGCGTCCCTTATCCTACCCCCAGACAGACATCGCCATCATATGTTTCTCCATCTGTTCGCCAGCCTCTTATGAAGAGGTCAAGAAGAAGTGGTATCCTGAGGTATGCCATTACTGCCCCAACGTACCCCTCCTGCTGGTGGGCACAGAAATGGACGAACGATATGCTCCATggcttttaaaaaatctaaagggGCATAACTTGACTCCTATTACCAAACAACAGGGCGAGGCCCTTGCTCGAGAAATTGGAGCCACCAAATACCTTGAATGCTCGGCAATAAAGCAAGTCGGAGTGAGAGAAGTGTTCGTGGAGGCAGTCCGTGCCTTCCTAAATACAAAGCCTGTGCCTTCTAAAAGATGCTGTATTCTGTTATAA